A single region of the Chitinophaga niabensis genome encodes:
- a CDS encoding MBL fold metallo-hydrolase, whose protein sequence is MRSILEHILSPSQAAIWWLGQAGYVIRALELTVVIDPYLSDSAANGAQEFSRLYPAPVQPEDLMADIYIVTHDHLDHLDPGTLSEYQYKLDTWFVAPSLAAKKLISLGIPESRITVINVGESKTIQGLEINGIFALPTGPDVLDTTGYHMKFANGRNVYHTSDTQFHPLLVAAAPQKPEVMMVPVNGKWGNPGPEQAAELSYALQPKFVMPNHYDMMALNAENPEVFKWFCTKMNMQEQCIIPERMQPFVWS, encoded by the coding sequence ATGAGATCAATTCTTGAACATATACTCTCTCCCTCCCAAGCTGCCATATGGTGGCTGGGGCAGGCAGGTTACGTCATCCGGGCTTTGGAACTAACCGTAGTGATAGACCCCTATCTCTCAGACTCCGCAGCAAATGGGGCACAGGAATTTTCGCGTTTGTATCCTGCACCTGTCCAACCGGAAGATCTCATGGCTGATATTTACATCGTCACACATGATCACCTCGATCATCTCGATCCGGGTACACTTTCCGAATATCAATACAAACTGGATACCTGGTTTGTAGCGCCATCGCTGGCTGCAAAAAAGCTGATAAGCCTCGGTATTCCTGAAAGCCGTATAACAGTCATCAATGTGGGAGAAAGTAAAACCATCCAGGGCCTTGAGATCAACGGCATCTTTGCGCTCCCTACCGGTCCGGATGTTTTAGACACTACTGGGTATCATATGAAATTTGCCAATGGCAGGAATGTGTATCATACCAGCGATACGCAGTTTCATCCGCTCTTAGTAGCTGCAGCACCTCAGAAGCCTGAAGTGATGATGGTACCGGTGAATGGAAAATGGGGCAACCCCGGTCCTGAGCAGGCTGCGGAACTATCATACGCGCTGCAGCCAAAATTTGTGATGCCTAACCACTATGATATGATGGCGTTAAATGCAGAGAACCCGGAAGTTTTCAAATGGTTCTGCACTAAAATGAATATGCAGGAACAATGTATTATTCCTGAACGAATGCAACCCTTTGTATGGAGCTAA
- a CDS encoding RraA family protein yields MKLNDEEKFAWIREHLYVPLVCDVLDSLGYRNQAMHQRLRPLDADNCIIIGRARTLRWMETDYVEADAYTTEIEAVDSLSKGDVVVHSTDFGSTNAPWGELMSTIAKRNGAVGCICDSMIRDCRKIMDMNFPVFYGGIRPLDSLGRGRVMAYDVPVRCGDVVVHPGELIFSDFDGIVVIPREVEDKALQLAFEKGSKEDQSRRDLLNGDSLRTVYNRYGVL; encoded by the coding sequence ATGAAACTTAACGACGAAGAGAAATTTGCCTGGATAAGAGAACACCTGTATGTTCCACTTGTTTGTGATGTACTGGATAGCCTTGGTTATAGGAATCAGGCCATGCACCAGCGTTTGCGGCCTCTGGATGCAGATAATTGCATCATTATCGGAAGAGCAAGAACGCTGCGTTGGATGGAAACAGATTATGTGGAAGCCGATGCTTACACCACAGAAATAGAAGCGGTGGATTCTCTCAGTAAAGGAGATGTAGTAGTGCATTCTACTGACTTCGGTTCTACCAATGCACCATGGGGTGAATTAATGAGCACCATCGCCAAACGCAACGGTGCCGTAGGATGTATCTGCGACAGCATGATAAGGGATTGCCGCAAGATCATGGACATGAACTTCCCCGTGTTCTATGGCGGTATCCGCCCGCTGGATAGTTTGGGAAGAGGGCGTGTGATGGCTTATGATGTTCCTGTGCGCTGTGGGGATGTGGTGGTGCATCCGGGAGAATTGATCTTCTCCGATTTTGATGGTATTGTAGTAATACCCCGCGAAGTAGAAGATAAAGCATTGCAACTCGCTTTCGAAAAAGGATCTAAAGAAGATCAATCCAGGAGAGACCTGTTGAACGGGGATTCCTTAAGAACAGTATATAACAGATACGGCGTATTATGA
- a CDS encoding PIG-L deacetylase family protein has protein sequence MMNILCVAAHPDDIEILCAGTLVRYAQEGHKITFAVFTSGNMGDTFIPPEELGKIREKETREAAAIIGAKLIWGGVMDEHVFPDQQQRHLMIDILREADPDVIFTHSPNDYHPDHRYVSQLVFDSYFQKGLPFIPNQSKPACRFGQAQLYYMDNLGGIGFIPSEYVDISKVFSIKQQMLACHKSQVQAMQQLADTNLAEMVEVQARFRGLAAGCRYAEGFTRLDAYQRGLTKRVLP, from the coding sequence ATGATGAATATACTTTGCGTAGCAGCACATCCTGATGATATTGAAATACTCTGCGCCGGAACATTGGTCCGTTACGCACAGGAGGGCCATAAAATAACTTTCGCCGTTTTCACCAGCGGGAACATGGGCGATACGTTCATACCACCGGAAGAACTCGGGAAGATAAGAGAAAAGGAAACCCGCGAAGCTGCTGCTATCATTGGCGCAAAATTGATCTGGGGAGGTGTGATGGATGAACATGTTTTCCCGGATCAGCAACAAAGGCATCTGATGATAGACATCCTCAGGGAAGCTGATCCCGATGTGATCTTCACCCATTCTCCCAACGACTATCATCCGGATCATCGTTATGTAAGTCAACTCGTATTTGATTCTTATTTCCAGAAGGGTCTGCCATTTATCCCAAACCAATCGAAACCTGCCTGCCGTTTCGGCCAGGCACAGCTGTATTACATGGATAACCTCGGCGGCATCGGGTTTATACCATCTGAGTACGTGGATATCAGCAAGGTGTTCAGCATAAAACAACAGATGCTCGCCTGCCATAAAAGCCAGGTACAGGCCATGCAGCAACTGGCAGATACAAACCTCGCTGAAATGGTAGAAGTACAAGCCCGTTTTCGTGGGCTGGCCGCAGGATGCCGTTATGCAGAAGGGTTTACAAGATTGGATGCATATCAGCGGGGATTAACCAAAAGGGTCCTCCCATAA
- a CDS encoding SLC5 family protein — protein MEKFHLSLIDILIITAETLLVVVIGLLAARKVKRTTQGYFLASGNMPWYLIGAAFVSTSVSSEQIVGTIGAAYKGGMGIANWEWWSLPTYLLMMIFFIPLYLRNKIMTVPELLNRRFGPACGGIYSIVILIGYIFVFLPPVIYGGSITLSELTGWPQHYVMAGIILVTASYTLAGGLSSVMWTDAIQCIMLIGGGVIFYFVALDKIPGGWDAMVAAAPDRFHLYQPPSDPEAPFLSLILASFGVFLFYQSSNQVMIQRILSARSKWDGMMGLIFSGFINIVRPLVTCLLGLIVYHWLDVMHQGPSLLPDDQDRAFPVALQLFAPSGLRGIILGGFFAAVMASVSALSNSVATIFSLDVYRRFWRKNAGDRELIITGQLSGGAALLISSLVAPLVGTVGLFKYFQTGVTYIATPFIAVLLMGIFWKRASYGGAIAGLIGGVIIQILLAVALFAMNINLHWLYAGAIAQVLTMLLIAVVSVYTTAPQPEQVKPYIWNISWLRTLGDGEVKRPWYQSLKLWLALYALAWCYIYWRFW, from the coding sequence ATGGAAAAATTTCATCTCTCATTAATAGATATTTTGATCATCACCGCAGAAACATTGCTGGTAGTGGTTATTGGTTTACTGGCTGCCAGAAAGGTGAAGCGTACCACACAGGGATATTTCCTTGCATCGGGCAACATGCCCTGGTACCTGATCGGTGCTGCATTTGTATCCACCAGTGTTTCCAGTGAACAGATCGTAGGAACAATAGGGGCAGCCTATAAAGGTGGTATGGGTATTGCAAACTGGGAATGGTGGAGCCTGCCTACCTATCTGTTGATGATGATCTTTTTTATTCCGCTCTACCTGCGTAATAAGATCATGACGGTGCCGGAATTACTGAACCGCAGATTTGGCCCGGCTTGTGGTGGTATTTACAGCATCGTGATCCTCATAGGATATATTTTTGTTTTCCTTCCGCCAGTGATCTATGGCGGCAGTATCACCCTCAGTGAATTAACAGGCTGGCCGCAGCATTATGTAATGGCAGGCATTATATTAGTTACTGCCAGTTACACGCTGGCAGGAGGCTTGAGTTCAGTGATGTGGACAGATGCCATTCAATGCATCATGCTCATAGGCGGTGGCGTGATATTTTACTTTGTAGCATTGGATAAGATACCCGGTGGCTGGGATGCCATGGTAGCTGCTGCTCCGGACAGGTTTCATCTCTATCAGCCACCATCTGATCCGGAAGCCCCTTTCTTAAGTTTGATCCTCGCTTCTTTTGGTGTATTCCTCTTTTATCAGTCTTCCAACCAGGTAATGATCCAGCGCATCCTTTCAGCCCGTAGCAAATGGGACGGAATGATGGGCCTTATTTTCTCCGGGTTCATCAATATCGTACGGCCACTGGTGACCTGTTTATTGGGATTGATCGTTTATCACTGGCTGGATGTGATGCACCAGGGACCTTCTCTTTTACCCGATGACCAGGACCGTGCATTCCCTGTAGCATTACAGCTCTTTGCGCCTTCAGGACTGAGAGGCATTATATTAGGCGGTTTTTTTGCTGCCGTGATGGCCAGTGTGAGTGCCCTTTCAAATAGTGTGGCCACCATTTTTTCATTGGATGTATACCGCCGTTTCTGGAGAAAAAATGCGGGAGACAGGGAGCTGATCATTACAGGCCAGCTCTCAGGAGGGGCTGCTTTATTGATCTCTTCCCTGGTAGCACCATTGGTAGGTACGGTGGGCCTGTTCAAATATTTTCAGACAGGCGTAACATATATCGCCACACCTTTTATTGCTGTGTTACTGATGGGCATCTTCTGGAAAAGGGCCAGTTATGGCGGAGCTATTGCAGGATTGATAGGAGGTGTGATCATTCAGATCTTACTGGCTGTTGCACTATTTGCCATGAACATTAATCTCCACTGGCTTTATGCAGGAGCCATTGCACAGGTGCTCACCATGTTACTGATAGCGGTGGTATCTGTTTATACAACAGCCCCGCAACCGGAACAGGTGAAACCTTATATCTGGAATATTAGCTGGCTGCGTACCCTGGGAGACGGAGAAGTTAAACGTCCCTGGTATCAAAGCCTGAAGCTCTGGCTGGCATTGTATGCGCTGGCCTGGTGTTATATTTATTGGAGGTTCTGGTAA
- a CDS encoding DUF4293 domain-containing protein: MIQRIQSLFLLLAALSSAGMGYFNLWKAKLMKGVTASEEYFNALSSYLIFIIVMVSILLSLITIFLYKNRKLQFRLTVINILLAIGAIILQYVKVGQLADKLMNDGSTIISATYLPAAFLPVVTLVALFLAARGIYKDEKLIKSLDRLR, from the coding sequence ATGATACAACGCATCCAGAGCCTTTTTTTATTACTCGCCGCACTTTCAAGCGCGGGTATGGGTTATTTTAACCTGTGGAAAGCTAAATTGATGAAAGGGGTTACCGCCAGTGAAGAATATTTCAATGCGCTCTCCAGCTATCTGATATTTATTATTGTGATGGTGAGCATCCTGCTTTCCCTGATCACCATTTTCCTGTATAAGAACAGGAAACTGCAATTCCGCCTGACAGTGATCAATATCCTGCTGGCAATAGGGGCTATCATACTGCAATATGTAAAAGTGGGGCAATTGGCGGACAAGCTGATGAATGATGGTTCTACCATTATTTCTGCCACTTACCTGCCGGCGGCATTTTTACCGGTGGTTACACTGGTGGCGCTGTTCCTTGCTGCAAGAGGTATCTATAAAGATGAGAAGCTGATCAAGTCCCTGGACAGGCTGAGATAA
- a CDS encoding NADP-dependent malic enzyme — MAKKLNKQDALDYHAMGRPGKIEVIPTKDTKTQWDLSLAYSPGVAEPCKEIARDVENVYKYTAKGNLVAVISNGTAVLGLGNIGPEAGKPVMEGKGVLFKIFADIDVFDIELNTTDVDEFVRVVKAMEPTFGGINLEDIKSPECFAIEERLRKELKIPIMHDDQHGTAIISSAALLNALELVKKKIEKVKFVINGAGAAAMACVRLYVSLGAKPENFIMFDKDGVLNKQRTDLDDMKLVFATGSKVTNLTEALKGADVFVGLSVGNVVTPEMVKSMAKHPIVFAMANPDPEITWDAAISARNDVIMATGRSDYPNQVNNVLGFPYIFRGALDVRATQINEEMKLAAVHALADLAKSPVPDIVNMAYNERNLVFGPNYIIPKPLDPRLLSTVAPAVAKAAMDSGVAHAPITDWDAYREVLNGRLGLDNQLFRVIGSKARKDPRRVVFAEADNIKILKAAQVVNDEDIAIPILLGNEKKIRSLMHENSIEIDDVVIIDPKSEEMADKRHHFGELFFEKRKRKGFNLYEAKKIMRERNYFGCMMVETGEADALISGLTRKYPDTIKPALQVIGMEEGAKRVAGMYIINTKRGPLFLADTTVNLNPTVEELADITLLVAKEVRQFNITPRIAMVSYSNFGSSATPEAQLMSQARELVKKKDPTLIVDGEIQAAMAFNKEILKDNYPFSELIDQDVNVLIFPNLAAGNVAYNLLQEVAGFDAIGPILLGMKKPVHILQLGSTVRQIVNVVLIAVVDAQTKCYKAEEGKNGKKKK; from the coding sequence ATGGCTAAAAAACTGAATAAGCAGGATGCCCTGGATTATCATGCTATGGGCCGCCCCGGTAAGATAGAAGTAATACCTACGAAGGACACAAAGACCCAGTGGGACCTTTCCCTGGCTTACTCCCCGGGAGTAGCGGAGCCATGTAAGGAAATTGCCCGCGATGTGGAGAATGTATATAAGTATACCGCAAAAGGTAACCTCGTAGCCGTAATCAGCAATGGTACGGCTGTTTTAGGTTTAGGCAATATCGGTCCCGAAGCCGGGAAACCTGTAATGGAAGGAAAGGGTGTACTCTTCAAGATCTTTGCAGACATCGATGTATTTGATATTGAATTAAATACAACAGATGTGGATGAATTTGTGCGGGTGGTAAAAGCCATGGAACCTACTTTCGGCGGCATCAACCTGGAGGATATCAAAAGCCCGGAATGTTTTGCCATAGAAGAAAGGCTCCGCAAAGAACTGAAGATCCCTATCATGCACGATGACCAGCATGGTACGGCCATCATTTCCAGCGCTGCTTTGCTGAACGCCCTGGAACTGGTTAAAAAGAAAATAGAGAAAGTAAAGTTCGTGATCAACGGAGCCGGCGCTGCTGCTATGGCCTGCGTGCGTTTATATGTTTCCCTTGGTGCAAAACCGGAGAACTTCATCATGTTTGATAAAGATGGGGTGCTGAACAAACAACGTACAGACCTGGACGACATGAAACTGGTTTTCGCCACCGGCTCAAAAGTTACCAACCTCACTGAAGCCCTCAAGGGCGCAGATGTTTTTGTTGGTTTGTCTGTAGGGAATGTGGTAACACCTGAAATGGTGAAGAGCATGGCCAAACACCCCATCGTATTTGCCATGGCTAATCCTGATCCTGAGATCACATGGGATGCTGCTATCTCTGCCCGTAACGATGTGATCATGGCCACCGGCCGCTCTGATTATCCTAACCAGGTGAACAACGTATTGGGCTTCCCTTATATCTTCCGTGGTGCGCTGGATGTAAGGGCTACCCAGATCAACGAGGAGATGAAACTGGCTGCTGTACATGCTTTAGCCGATCTTGCCAAATCTCCTGTGCCGGATATTGTGAATATGGCATATAACGAACGGAACCTGGTTTTCGGACCTAATTATATTATTCCCAAACCACTGGACCCACGTTTGCTCAGTACCGTAGCGCCTGCAGTAGCAAAAGCTGCAATGGACAGCGGTGTGGCACATGCGCCTATCACAGACTGGGATGCTTACAGGGAAGTATTGAATGGCCGCCTTGGCCTGGATAATCAGCTGTTCCGCGTGATCGGATCGAAAGCCCGCAAAGACCCACGCCGTGTGGTATTTGCGGAAGCAGATAATATCAAGATCCTCAAAGCTGCACAGGTGGTGAACGACGAAGATATCGCCATTCCCATCCTGCTCGGAAATGAAAAGAAGATCCGCAGCCTGATGCACGAGAATAGTATTGAAATTGACGATGTGGTGATCATAGATCCGAAAAGTGAGGAAATGGCTGATAAACGCCATCACTTCGGGGAGCTGTTCTTTGAAAAACGCAAACGCAAAGGCTTTAACCTTTACGAAGCCAAAAAGATCATGCGCGAGCGTAACTATTTTGGTTGTATGATGGTGGAAACAGGAGAAGCGGATGCGCTGATCTCCGGTTTAACACGTAAATACCCTGATACCATCAAACCTGCCCTGCAGGTGATTGGTATGGAAGAAGGAGCGAAACGTGTAGCCGGCATGTATATCATCAATACTAAACGCGGCCCGCTCTTCCTGGCGGATACCACCGTAAACCTCAATCCCACAGTGGAAGAGCTGGCAGATATCACTTTGCTTGTTGCAAAAGAAGTGCGCCAGTTCAATATCACTCCCCGTATAGCCATGGTCTCTTATTCCAACTTCGGTTCCAGCGCCACGCCGGAAGCCCAGTTAATGAGCCAGGCCCGTGAGCTCGTGAAAAAGAAAGATCCCACTTTAATAGTGGATGGTGAGATCCAGGCTGCCATGGCTTTCAACAAAGAGATCTTAAAAGACAACTACCCGTTCTCCGAACTGATAGACCAGGATGTGAACGTACTCATCTTCCCCAACCTGGCCGCAGGTAACGTTGCTTACAACCTGCTCCAGGAAGTAGCCGGCTTCGATGCTATCGGGCCTATCCTGCTGGGAATGAAAAAACCCGTGCACATCCTGCAGCTGGGTTCCACGGTAAGGCAGATCGTGAACGTAGTGCTGATAGCAGTAGTGGATGCACAAACGAAATGCTACAAAGCAGAGGAAGGGAAGAACGGAAAGAAAAAGAAATAA
- a CDS encoding MlaE family ABC transporter permease, whose translation MEFKLFYHFGRFLLMLKGMFTRPENMRMYWKELMHQCVEIGVGSVGIVFIISLFLGAVTTVQTAYQLTSGLIPKSTIAQIVRDTMIIELAPTMVCIVLGGVVGSKIASELGNMRISEQIDAQEIMGINTKAYLIFPKILASLITIPALVIIAAFLGIWGGLQAGKLSGIISHEEFMQGLRASFDGYNVFFALSKSYTYAFIISSIPAYYGYNVTGGALEIGRASTTSVVVSCILILFADYILAAILL comes from the coding sequence ATGGAGTTTAAATTGTTTTACCATTTTGGCAGGTTCCTGCTGATGCTCAAAGGAATGTTCACCCGGCCGGAGAACATGCGGATGTACTGGAAAGAATTGATGCATCAATGTGTAGAGATCGGCGTAGGGTCGGTAGGGATAGTATTTATTATCTCTCTCTTCCTGGGTGCTGTAACCACCGTGCAAACGGCTTACCAGCTTACCAGCGGGCTTATTCCCAAATCCACTATTGCACAGATCGTACGGGATACCATGATCATAGAACTGGCCCCCACCATGGTTTGTATCGTATTAGGCGGGGTAGTGGGTTCCAAGATTGCGTCTGAGCTGGGAAATATGCGGATCTCTGAACAGATAGATGCACAGGAGATCATGGGCATCAACACAAAGGCTTACCTGATCTTCCCCAAGATCCTGGCCTCTCTTATTACCATTCCTGCCCTCGTGATCATAGCAGCTTTCCTGGGTATCTGGGGAGGTTTGCAGGCTGGTAAACTAAGCGGCATTATCTCTCATGAAGAATTTATGCAGGGCCTCCGCGCTTCGTTCGATGGATACAATGTGTTCTTTGCCCTGAGTAAATCTTATACCTATGCCTTTATAATATCCAGCATCCCGGCTTATTATGGATATAATGTTACCGGTGGCGCATTGGAAATAGGCCGCGCCAGTACTACTTCCGTAGTAGTGAGCTGTATCCTGATCCTGTTCGCCGATTACATCCTGGCAGCTATCCTGCTTTAA
- a CDS encoding ABC transporter ATP-binding protein has translation MIEVINIRKSFGDKTILQDVSVNMEPGKTNLIIGASGSGKTVLMKCMVGLIEVDSGKIKYDGQDFTAMDDKEKKPIRQEIGMLFQGSALFDSMTVEQNIMFPLDMFSKEKYKVRMKRVQECLDRVNLKDANKKFPAEISGGMKKRVGIARAIVLNPKYLFVDEPNSGLDPQTSLVIDKLIKDITVEYNITTVVNTHDMNTVMESGDHIIYMHQGLKQWEGSNEDIIFADDQKLNDFIFASEFFQDIKEMRKTEMFRDKGWRTKKDGENSSRT, from the coding sequence ATGATAGAAGTGATCAATATTCGCAAAAGCTTTGGAGATAAAACAATCCTTCAGGACGTTTCCGTTAATATGGAACCGGGAAAAACCAACCTGATCATTGGCGCCAGCGGTAGCGGAAAAACAGTATTGATGAAATGTATGGTAGGCCTGATCGAAGTGGACAGTGGAAAGATCAAGTACGATGGCCAGGACTTTACCGCCATGGACGATAAAGAAAAGAAACCCATCCGCCAGGAAATAGGCATGCTGTTCCAGGGTTCTGCCCTTTTTGACAGTATGACCGTGGAACAGAACATCATGTTCCCGCTGGACATGTTCTCCAAAGAAAAATATAAGGTCCGGATGAAGAGGGTGCAGGAATGCCTGGACAGGGTAAACCTGAAAGATGCCAATAAAAAGTTCCCCGCCGAAATAAGCGGCGGGATGAAAAAGCGGGTAGGGATTGCCCGTGCTATTGTACTGAACCCCAAATACCTCTTTGTGGATGAGCCCAACTCCGGTCTCGATCCCCAGACTTCCCTCGTGATCGACAAGCTCATCAAGGATATTACCGTAGAATATAACATTACCACCGTGGTGAATACCCATGATATGAACACCGTAATGGAAAGCGGCGACCATATTATATATATGCATCAGGGCCTCAAACAGTGGGAAGGTAGCAATGAAGATATTATCTTCGCGGACGATCAGAAACTGAACGATTTCATCTTCGCCTCCGAATTCTTCCAGGATATCAAGGAGATGCGCAAAACGGAAATGTTCAGGGACAAGGGCTGGAGGACTAAAAAGGATGGGGAAAACTCCTCCCGGACTTAA
- the sucD gene encoding succinate--CoA ligase subunit alpha, with product MSVLVNKDSKVIVQGFTGTEGTFHATQMIEYGTNVVGGVTPGKAGKSHLDRPVFNTVADAVKETGANVSIIFVPPAFAADAIMEAADAGVALVICITEGIPVQDMVKAKNYLVNHKTRLIGPNCPGVITADEAKVGIMPGFIFKKGRVGIVSKSGTLTYEAADQVVKAGLGVSTAIGIGGDPIIGTPTKEAVELLMNDPETDAIIMIGEIGGSMEAEAAYWIKENPRKPVVGFIAGQTAPPGRRMGHAGAIVGGADDTAAAKMKIMRECGVHVVDSPADIGKKMAEVLKK from the coding sequence ATGAGTGTTTTAGTTAATAAGGATAGTAAAGTGATTGTGCAGGGATTTACCGGTACTGAAGGTACTTTCCATGCCACTCAAATGATTGAGTACGGTACCAATGTAGTAGGTGGCGTAACGCCCGGTAAAGCTGGCAAAAGCCATCTGGATCGTCCTGTATTCAATACAGTGGCCGATGCCGTAAAAGAAACCGGGGCAAATGTATCCATCATTTTCGTTCCTCCGGCATTTGCCGCAGACGCTATCATGGAAGCCGCTGATGCAGGTGTTGCACTGGTAATTTGTATTACCGAAGGCATTCCTGTACAGGACATGGTAAAAGCTAAAAATTACCTCGTAAACCATAAAACCCGCCTGATCGGGCCAAACTGCCCTGGTGTGATCACTGCAGACGAAGCAAAAGTGGGTATCATGCCCGGTTTTATCTTCAAAAAAGGCCGTGTAGGTATCGTTTCCAAATCCGGTACCCTCACTTACGAAGCTGCTGACCAGGTTGTGAAAGCTGGTCTCGGTGTTTCTACAGCTATCGGTATCGGCGGAGACCCTATCATTGGTACACCTACCAAAGAAGCCGTGGAACTGCTGATGAATGATCCTGAAACAGATGCCATCATCATGATCGGTGAGATCGGTGGTAGCATGGAAGCAGAAGCTGCTTACTGGATCAAGGAAAATCCCCGCAAACCTGTTGTAGGTTTCATCGCTGGCCAGACTGCCCCTCCCGGCCGCCGTATGGGTCACGCCGGTGCTATCGTTGGTGGTGCTGATGATACTGCCGCTGCAAAAATGAAGATCATGCGCGAATGTGGCGTTCACGTGGTAGACAGCCCTGCTGATATCGGAAAGAAAATGGCAGAAGTACTGAAAAAATAA
- a CDS encoding NAD(P)/FAD-dependent oxidoreductase: MNYDYIIIGQGIAGTMLSWFLRKAGQQVLVYDDALPNSASRVAAGIINPVSGRKFETAWRYDTIFPFAENTYHEMEATLGITCFHERLIHNIWPSAQMEEAFKEAMKTSPYLLGPAFVKGANIQLNTLLPAWRKRLNVKEEHFHAAAINITATGIEYKGINAKAVIFCEGAQSPANPYWRKLKFLPNKGEALIIKAPELKTSNIIKKGNLTIVPMGEDLYWAGATFSWDYTDALPSETAKATLEASLQTIPHEIIDHIAAIRPSGPDRRPLVGMHPHQPHIGIFNGMGSKGCSLAPWAADQFVKHLLEAAPLQQEIDIKRYFNALR; encoded by the coding sequence GTGAATTACGATTATATAATAATAGGACAAGGTATTGCAGGTACCATGCTCAGCTGGTTCCTCCGGAAAGCAGGGCAACAGGTACTGGTATATGATGATGCCCTGCCCAACAGTGCTTCGCGGGTAGCCGCAGGGATCATCAATCCTGTTTCCGGCAGAAAGTTTGAAACCGCCTGGCGCTACGACACCATCTTCCCCTTTGCTGAAAACACCTACCATGAAATGGAAGCCACATTGGGCATAACCTGTTTTCATGAACGGCTGATCCATAATATCTGGCCCTCAGCGCAGATGGAGGAAGCATTTAAGGAAGCTATGAAAACCAGCCCCTATTTATTAGGACCGGCATTCGTAAAAGGCGCAAATATTCAATTAAATACACTGCTCCCTGCATGGCGCAAACGGCTCAACGTAAAGGAAGAACATTTTCATGCCGCTGCAATAAACATCACTGCAACCGGCATTGAATATAAAGGCATCAATGCCAAAGCCGTTATCTTCTGCGAAGGAGCACAAAGTCCCGCCAATCCTTACTGGAGAAAGCTCAAGTTCCTTCCCAATAAAGGAGAAGCACTGATCATAAAAGCCCCGGAGCTCAAAACCAGCAACATTATAAAGAAAGGAAACCTCACAATAGTGCCTATGGGAGAAGATCTTTACTGGGCAGGGGCTACTTTTTCCTGGGATTATACAGATGCCTTGCCCAGTGAAACCGCAAAAGCCACATTGGAAGCCAGCCTGCAAACCATCCCCCACGAAATCATAGACCACATCGCAGCCATTCGTCCATCCGGGCCAGACAGGCGGCCACTGGTAGGAATGCATCCCCATCAGCCACACATCGGTATTTTCAATGGAATGGGTTCCAAAGGCTGCTCCCTGGCTCCCTGGGCTGCCGATCAATTCGTAAAACACCTCCTGGAAGCTGCACCATTACAGCAGGAAATAGATATTAAACGGTATTTTAATGCTTTACGGTAG